From the Lolium rigidum isolate FL_2022 chromosome 2, APGP_CSIRO_Lrig_0.1, whole genome shotgun sequence genome, one window contains:
- the LOC124690778 gene encoding uncharacterized protein LOC124690778, whose translation MCYYWKSKEGRAVSEKNKISRASVKTSHTAGTKSYARWAEDLRQEDPEKKQPHRAKVYLATHRKKDEERNKHVADLADLEKLIHNEPELAQSDHGKVAWKGDALHTILGEEKPGQVHGMGLLPVPNQVYGRLPRYLKNINMTTTNGSSHAGESDVMEEIAKLKRRIEEQDQRIEEQDQIIEGFRNQDEANFRQGNDESQLEVPQNRRKRVHASGPEQVRLVSRPKDTIKHRPDCEGSNEFSYQGQSSLTPPFPEEREMRKSGENLDENSRRVHKQMTQNKTPSHMSSKKRCRPSEEIRNAVILKSSIYPNKRRVAYATILDSNSKTLVGGVELGRQFTHVQIDEPIGEDERLVREREKCVTIGDAFSSGVTIAWPSACIEKFSG comes from the exons ATGTGCTACTATTGGAAATCCAAAGAAGGAAGG GCAGTTAGTGAGAAGAACAAAATTAGCCGAGCATCCGTGAAAACATCTCATACAGCTGGTACAAAGAGTTATGCTCGTTGGGCTGaggacctt CGACAAGAAGATCCTGAAAAGAAACAACCACATAGAGCGAAGGTTTATTTAGCGACTCATAGAAAAAAAGATGAAGAAAGAAATAAACATGTG GCTGACTTGGCTGACTTGGAAAAGCTAATACATAATGAACCAGAGCTAGCACAGAGTGACCATGGAAAAGTTGCATGGAAAGGTGATGCCTTACATACAATTTTGGGGGAAGAAAAGCCTGGACAAGTGCATGGCATGGGTTTGCTTCCAGTGCCTAACCAAGTTTATGGTCGGTTACCACGCTATCTCAAGAACATCAATATGACTACAACAAACGGGTCATCACATGCCGGAGAGAGTGATGTTATGGAGGAAATAGCAAAGCTCAAGCGGCGTATAGAAGAGCAGGACCAACGCATAGAAGAGCAAGACCAAATTATTGAAGGATTTAGAAACCAGGATGAA GCCAATTTCCGCCAAGGCAATGATGAATCTCAGCTGGAAGTACCACAAAATAGAAGAAAG AGAGTTCATGCTAGTGGACCTGAGCAAGTACGCTTAGTGAGCAGACCAAAAGATACAATAAAG CATCGTCCTGACTGCGAGGGTAGCAATGAATTCTCATATCAAGGACAATCATCACTAACACCTCCTTTTCCTGAAGAACGGGAG ATGAGAAAGAGCGGTGAGAATCTGGATGAAAATTCGAGAAGAGTGCACAAACAAATGACTCAAAACAAGACTCCAAGCCATATGTCCTCAAAGAAGAGATGTCGTCCTTCGGAAGAG ATTCGTAATGCAGTAATTTTGAAATCTTCAATATATCCAAATAAAAGGCGCGTGGCATATGCAACTATTTTGGACAGTAATTCAAAAACATTGGTTGGTGGTGTTGAGCTGGGCCGACAATTTACACATGTGCAAATTGATGAACCTATTGGCGAAGATGAGCGCTTGGTAAGAGAAAGGGAGAAGTGTGTGACAATCGGTGATGCTTTTTCCTCTGGAGTAACAATTGCTTGGCCTTCAGCATGT ATTGAGAAGTTCAGTGGATGA